A genomic window from Quercus lobata isolate SW786 chromosome 10, ValleyOak3.0 Primary Assembly, whole genome shotgun sequence includes:
- the LOC115964025 gene encoding uncharacterized protein LOC115964025 — MENKRKLDENDSDLNSPEPKRIRIDSDNSAESTLFNSEDSDLNSPETHLSEEDLLNILDDSDIVTDRDPAIQGLDSVIKSFEEEILVPAPAPAPTAAVIDQTSDSGESQPELGYLLEASDDELGLPPTTSSGEEMKIEAVDFEASSAGPETVGLDGILLGFENEIPSYDSFEFGIGVDSESNLHDNNSEFVAFGGLFDYSDQSYDPAGDSELLWRPESLPAL; from the coding sequence atggaaaacaaaagaaagctGGACGAGAATGACTCGGATTTGAACTCGCCCGAGCCAAAACGTATTCGTATTGACTCGGATAACTCGGCCGAGTCGACTCTTTTTAACTCGGAAGACTCGGATTTGAACTCGCCCGAGACGCACCTTTCCGAGGAAGACCTACTTAACATATTAGACGACTCGGACATAGTCACTGACCGTGACCCGGCGATTCAAGGCCTCGACTCAGTGATCAAAAGCTTCGAGGAAGAAATACTGGTTCCAGCTCCAGCGCCGGCGCCGACGGCGGCGGTTATCGACCAAACATCAGACTCCGGCGAGTCCCAGCCGGAGCTTGGTTACCTTCTAGAAGCTTCCGACGACGAACTCGGCCTCCCGCCGACGACCTCCTCCGGCGAGGAAATGAAAATCGAAGCTGTGGATTTCGAGGCGAGCTCAGCCGGTCCAGAAACCGTTGGATTGGATGGGATCTTGTTAGGGTTCGAGAACGAGATTCCGAGTTACGACTCGTTCGAGTTTGGAATCGGTGTTGACTCGGAGAGTAATTTGCACGATAATAATAGCGAGTTCGTGGCATTTGGAGGTTTGTTTGATTATTCGGATCAGAGCTATGACCCGGCTGGTGACTCGGAGTTACTGTGGCGACCCGAATCGCTGCCCGCTttgtag